One endosymbiont 'TC1' of Trimyema compressum genomic window, TGTGAGCCACCACCAGCTAAAATGATGCCTCTATCAATTAAGTCAGCAGACAATTCAGGTGGTGTATTTTCTAAACAGTAACGAATGCCTTCTACCATTCTGGCAAGAGGCTCTTCCAGAGCACTTCTGACTTCATCGCCAGTAATCTCAATGGTTTTTGGCAATCCTTCAAGTAAATCTCTACCTCTAACAGCATAACGTGAATGTCTTCTTTCTAAATCTTCTGGCGTATCTAGAAAATAAGCACTACCAAAATTAATTTTAATTTCTTCTGCTGTTCTTTCACCAATCATTAGATTGTATTTTTTCTTGAGATAATTCACAATAGAAATATCCATACCATCACCACCAACACGGATGGACTGATCGGTAACAATACCACCTAAGGATATTACAGCTACCTCAGTAGTACCTCCCCCAATATCCACAATCATATTGCCTGTTGCTTCTTCAACAGGAAGACCAGCACCAATTGCAGCAGCCATAGGTTCTCTAATTAATTGAACTTCTTTAGCACCTGCCTGTAAAGCTGCTTCTTTGACAGCA contains:
- a CDS encoding rod shape-determining protein; this encodes MFGFGVKDLGIDLGTANILVYIRGEGVVMQEPSVVAVQQHTKEIVAVGEEAKQMIGRTPENITAIRPLKDGVIADFDVAQAMLRYFIDKARGRFSFFKPVVVVGIPSGITAVEERAVKEAALQAGAKEVQLIREPMAAAIGAGLPVEEATGNMIVDIGGGTTEVAVISLGGIVTDQSIRVGGDGMDISIVNYLKKKYNLMIGERTAEEIKINFGSAYFLDTPEDLERRHSRYAVRGRDLLEGLPKTIEITGDEVRSALEEPLARMVEGIRYCLENTPPELSADLIDRGIILAGGGSQLYGFDRLVRDVTGMPVYVAEDPLLAVAKGTGLVVDNLSEWKNIIGSDK